In Variovorax paradoxus, a single genomic region encodes these proteins:
- a CDS encoding transglycosylase SLT domain-containing protein translates to MAAAITATSLARRAGRAALALVLCACTAIAFGQEVPPPAYQLAAQQAGVPSPVLYAVALQESGARLRGRLIPWPWTLNVAGRAERYATRAEACAGIRRALARTPANRIDVGLGQVNLGYHAHRYEHPCDLLDPYRNLAIAVEILQEQHTPGEDWLVAIGRYHRPAGGAPAARYRRSVHQHLTRVLGPGASLPSARSPMP, encoded by the coding sequence ATGGCAGCGGCAATAACGGCAACGAGCTTGGCTCGCCGCGCCGGCCGCGCGGCACTGGCCCTGGTGCTCTGCGCCTGCACGGCCATCGCCTTCGGCCAGGAGGTGCCGCCACCCGCCTACCAGCTCGCCGCCCAGCAGGCGGGCGTGCCGTCGCCGGTGCTGTACGCGGTGGCGCTGCAGGAGAGCGGCGCACGGCTGCGCGGCCGTCTCATCCCCTGGCCGTGGACGCTCAACGTCGCCGGACGCGCCGAACGCTACGCCACACGGGCCGAGGCCTGCGCGGGCATCCGCCGGGCGCTCGCCCGCACGCCGGCCAACCGCATCGACGTCGGCCTCGGCCAGGTCAACCTCGGCTACCACGCGCACCGCTACGAGCATCCCTGCGATCTGCTCGACCCATACCGCAACCTCGCCATCGCCGTGGAAATCCTGCAGGAGCAGCACACGCCGGGCGAGGACTGGCTGGTTGCCATCGGCCGCTACCACCGGCCTGCGGGCGGAGCGCCAGCCGCCCGCTACCGCCGCAGCGTCCACCAGCACCTGACCCGCGTGCTCGGTCCGGGCGCTTCACTTCCTTCTGCCCGGAGCCCCATGCCATGA
- a CDS encoding integrating conjugative element protein, translated as MNRIFLAATAALLAATADAQDRAPATKNSSPPLIVVEDKGGASALPYYRALNPQDAQPGQPATPQPAPRIGGPADAEAAMLPVRSVRLSPGDEPRRVIRAPGLTPLFLVGDDDRSRAWLKQRRADLQALRAVGLVVNVATPEALAALRRLAPNLMLSPASGDELAQRLSIQHYPVLITATGIEP; from the coding sequence ATGAACCGCATCTTCCTTGCCGCGACTGCGGCGCTGCTGGCCGCCACCGCCGACGCGCAGGACCGCGCTCCCGCCACCAAGAACAGTTCCCCGCCGCTGATCGTGGTCGAGGACAAGGGTGGCGCCTCGGCGTTGCCGTACTACCGGGCCTTGAACCCGCAGGATGCGCAGCCCGGCCAGCCGGCCACGCCGCAACCGGCGCCGCGCATCGGCGGCCCGGCCGATGCCGAGGCGGCCATGCTGCCGGTGCGCTCGGTGCGTCTTTCACCGGGCGACGAGCCGCGCCGCGTGATCCGCGCGCCCGGCCTGACGCCGCTGTTCCTGGTCGGCGACGACGACCGTTCACGCGCCTGGCTCAAGCAACGGCGCGCGGACCTGCAGGCACTGCGCGCCGTGGGCCTGGTGGTCAACGTGGCGACGCCCGAAGCACTGGCCGCCTTGCGCCGCCTTGCGCCGAACTTGATGTTGTCGCCGGCCTCGGGCGACGAGCTGGCGCAGCGCCTGAGCATCCAGCACTACCCGGTGCTGATCACTGCGACCGGCATCGAGCCCTGA
- the traD gene encoding type IV conjugative transfer system coupling protein TraD: MAQSQAVEVLLRPAVELYTVAVCAGAAILCLVAPWSLALSPLLGLGSALAFLTFGALRFHDAWAILRYRRNIRRLPRYVMTSRDMPVSQQRLFVGRGFRWDQRHTHRLMQTYRPEFRRYVEPTVTYRAARRMEERLEFAPYPLSKLAKALAWDSPLNPARPLPPVGGMPRLHGIEPHEVDVTLPLAERVGHSLVLGTTRVGKTRLAELFITQDIRRKVNGQHEVVIVFDPKGDADLLKRMYVEAKRAGREGEFYVFHLGWPDISARYNAVGRFGRISEVATRIAGQLSGEGNSAAFREFAWRFVNIIARALVELGQRPDYLLIQRHVINIDALFIEYAQHYFAKNEPKAWEVVVQLEAKLNDKNIPRNMIGREKRVIALEQYLSQVRIYDPVLDGLRSAVRYDRTYFDKIVASLLPLLEKLTTGKIAQLLAPNYSDLSDPRPIFDWMQIIRKRAIVYVGLDALSDAEVAAAVGNSMFSDLVSVAGHIYKFGIDDGLPSAATGVKVPINVHADEFNELMGDEFIPMVNKGGGAGVQVTAYTQTLSDIEARIGNRAKASQVVGNFNNLFMLRVRETATAELLTRQLPKVEVYTTTVMSGATDSSDPTGNTAFTSNTQDRISSNSVPLIEPAHVVGLPKGQCFALIEGGHLWKVRMPLPAPDPDETMPKDLQELAGYMRQHYVEAGDWWDNKGLPGLQDQALPDDLLADFKQMASMDEGTMA, encoded by the coding sequence ATGGCCCAGTCCCAAGCCGTCGAAGTCTTGCTGCGGCCAGCGGTGGAGCTATACACCGTCGCGGTCTGTGCGGGCGCCGCGATTCTGTGCCTGGTGGCCCCGTGGTCGCTCGCGCTGAGCCCCTTGCTGGGCCTGGGCAGCGCGCTGGCCTTCCTCACCTTCGGCGCGCTGCGCTTCCACGACGCCTGGGCCATCCTGCGCTACCGGCGCAACATCCGGCGTCTGCCGCGCTACGTGATGACCAGCCGCGACATGCCGGTCAGCCAGCAGCGGCTCTTCGTCGGCCGGGGCTTTCGCTGGGACCAGCGTCACACGCACCGGCTGATGCAGACCTACCGGCCGGAGTTCCGCCGCTACGTCGAGCCGACCGTGACTTACCGGGCGGCGCGGCGCATGGAAGAGCGCCTGGAGTTCGCGCCGTACCCGCTCTCGAAACTGGCGAAGGCGCTGGCCTGGGACAGCCCGCTCAACCCGGCGCGTCCACTGCCACCGGTGGGCGGTATGCCTCGCCTGCACGGCATCGAGCCGCACGAGGTCGACGTGACGCTTCCGCTGGCCGAGCGTGTCGGTCATTCGCTCGTGCTCGGCACCACGCGCGTCGGCAAGACCCGCCTGGCCGAGCTGTTCATCACGCAGGACATCCGGCGCAAGGTCAATGGGCAGCACGAGGTCGTGATCGTCTTCGACCCCAAAGGCGACGCGGACCTCTTGAAGCGCATGTACGTGGAGGCCAAGCGCGCCGGGCGCGAAGGCGAGTTCTATGTCTTCCACCTCGGATGGCCGGATATCAGCGCCCGCTACAACGCGGTGGGGCGCTTCGGGCGCATCTCGGAAGTCGCCACGCGCATCGCGGGTCAGCTCTCCGGTGAAGGCAACAGCGCGGCGTTCCGCGAGTTCGCCTGGCGCTTCGTCAACATCATCGCGCGGGCCTTGGTGGAGTTGGGGCAGCGGCCCGACTACCTGCTGATCCAGCGACACGTCATCAACATCGATGCGCTGTTCATCGAGTACGCGCAGCACTACTTCGCCAAGAACGAGCCGAAGGCCTGGGAGGTCGTCGTCCAGCTCGAAGCCAAGCTGAACGACAAGAACATCCCTCGCAACATGATCGGGCGCGAGAAGCGCGTCATCGCGCTGGAGCAGTACCTGTCGCAGGTGCGCATCTACGACCCGGTGCTCGACGGCCTGCGCAGCGCGGTGCGCTACGACAGGACGTACTTCGACAAGATCGTTGCGTCGCTGTTGCCGCTGCTGGAGAAGCTGACCACGGGAAAGATCGCGCAGTTGCTCGCGCCGAACTACTCGGACCTGAGCGACCCGCGGCCGATCTTCGACTGGATGCAGATCATCAGGAAGCGGGCCATTGTCTATGTCGGGCTCGACGCGCTGTCCGATGCCGAGGTGGCGGCGGCTGTCGGCAACTCGATGTTCAGCGATCTCGTATCGGTGGCCGGCCACATCTACAAGTTCGGCATCGACGACGGCCTGCCGAGTGCCGCGACGGGCGTGAAGGTGCCGATCAACGTGCACGCCGACGAGTTCAACGAACTCATGGGCGACGAGTTCATCCCGATGGTCAACAAGGGCGGCGGTGCAGGCGTGCAGGTCACGGCCTACACGCAGACCCTCTCGGACATCGAGGCGCGCATCGGCAATCGTGCGAAGGCGAGCCAGGTGGTGGGCAACTTCAACAACCTGTTCATGCTGCGCGTGCGCGAGACCGCCACGGCCGAGTTGCTGACGCGGCAACTGCCCAAGGTCGAGGTCTACACGACGACGGTGATGAGCGGCGCCACCGACAGCTCCGATCCGACCGGCAACACTGCGTTCACGTCCAACACGCAGGACCGCATCAGCAGCAACAGCGTGCCGCTGATCGAACCGGCGCACGTCGTCGGCCTGCCCAAGGGGCAGTGCTTCGCGCTGATCGAGGGGGGCCACCTGTGGAAGGTGCGCATGCCCTTGCCAGCGCCCGACCCCGACGAGACCATGCCCAAGGATCTGCAGGAACTGGCCGGCTACATGCGGCAGCACTACGTCGAGGCCGGTGACTGGTGGGATAACAAGGGTCTCCCTGGCTTGCAAGACCAGGCGCTGCCCGACGATCTGCTGGCGGACTTCAAGCAGATGGCGAGCATGGACGAAGGGACCATGGCATGA
- a CDS encoding TIGR03747 family integrating conjugative element membrane protein — protein MSDPAVAVQRQQVRQQGLIAGLVTLPFRLFGVLIGSLLLCIVIECLGMHFLWPEQGWRHAQGMLNYEVSQVSEHFTQSVLVQEPGRSARQLIEWAYQGLFVKTGLLDWIRDAAAQSRAGAHSQVRDFRYYIAQLYVHVESYLIASAYTVLVFLVRLLVLILTLPLFLMAAFTGLVDGLVRRDVRGFGAGRESGFVYHRARASLMPLAVLPWVTYLALPVSVHPLLILLPSAALLGVAVCIASATFKKYL, from the coding sequence ATGAGCGACCCTGCCGTCGCCGTCCAACGCCAGCAGGTTCGCCAGCAGGGCCTGATCGCGGGGCTGGTGACGCTGCCGTTTCGGCTGTTCGGTGTGTTGATCGGCTCGCTCCTGCTGTGCATCGTGATCGAGTGTCTCGGCATGCACTTCCTCTGGCCCGAGCAGGGCTGGCGTCATGCCCAGGGCATGCTGAACTATGAGGTATCGCAGGTCTCGGAACATTTCACGCAAAGCGTGCTGGTGCAGGAGCCGGGGCGCAGTGCGCGCCAGCTCATCGAGTGGGCCTACCAAGGGCTGTTCGTGAAGACCGGGCTGTTGGACTGGATACGCGACGCCGCGGCGCAATCACGCGCCGGTGCGCACAGCCAGGTGCGGGACTTCCGCTACTACATCGCGCAGCTCTACGTGCACGTCGAGAGCTACCTGATCGCCTCGGCCTACACCGTGCTGGTGTTCCTCGTGCGGCTCCTGGTGCTGATCCTGACCTTGCCGCTGTTCCTGATGGCCGCGTTCACCGGCCTGGTCGACGGCCTGGTGCGCCGTGACGTGCGCGGCTTCGGCGCCGGGCGCGAATCGGGATTTGTCTACCACCGGGCCAGGGCCAGCCTGATGCCGCTGGCGGTGCTGCCCTGGGTCACCTACCTCGCGCTGCCGGTCAGCGTGCATCCGCTGCTGATCCTGCTGCCCAGCGCGGCGCTGCTCGGCGTGGCCGTGTGTATCGCGTCGGCGACCTTCAAGAAGTACCTGTAG
- a CDS encoding RAQPRD family integrative conjugative element protein encodes METTRNPAQVRRFAVAMRLAALVLAAAGLQPAIAADASDDAAEREMLAAVTRQLELLDRFAEHAAATAPQGRTRYHFDYARLRADLERVRAGVRDYLVPQRAQPRDPVPLAGDYTRSNATPDKEAPSP; translated from the coding sequence ATGGAAACCACTCGCAATCCCGCGCAGGTTCGGCGCTTTGCCGTCGCGATGCGCCTTGCCGCGCTTGTGCTTGCCGCTGCCGGATTGCAGCCCGCCATCGCCGCCGACGCCTCCGACGACGCCGCGGAACGCGAGATGCTCGCCGCAGTGACGCGCCAGCTCGAACTGCTGGACCGCTTCGCCGAGCACGCCGCTGCCACCGCGCCGCAGGGGCGTACTCGCTACCACTTCGACTACGCGCGGCTGCGTGCCGACCTGGAGCGCGTGCGCGCCGGCGTGCGCGACTACCTCGTTCCGCAACGCGCCCAGCCGCGTGATCCCGTGCCGCTGGCCGGCGACTACACGCGCAGCAACGCGACCCCCGACAAGGAGGCGCCGTCACCATGA
- a CDS encoding TIGR03758 family integrating conjugative element protein has translation MTPSSDQVAAFTANGGFAPGAVSAVVLGFVFAVLLLWGVWAMRTAYVGWAEHHLTQRQFLGVIVRFVAMYLVLGFFLLS, from the coding sequence ATGACGCCTTCCTCCGACCAGGTTGCCGCCTTCACGGCCAACGGAGGCTTTGCGCCCGGGGCCGTCTCCGCCGTCGTGCTCGGTTTCGTCTTCGCCGTCCTGCTGCTGTGGGGCGTGTGGGCGATGCGCACCGCCTATGTCGGCTGGGCCGAGCACCACCTGACCCAACGCCAGTTCCTCGGCGTCATCGTGCGCTTCGTCGCGATGTACCTGGTGCTGGGTTTTTTCCTCCTGTCCTGA
- a CDS encoding TIGR03745 family integrating conjugative element membrane protein, with translation MNASPTLHRLAARPARIAALLIPLGIAAMPSQSFAALPTLEDPSRGTGSGIMQTLQNYGYDIVLLIALLVVASMFVGVCYHAYTRYAEIHTGRATWGQFGLTVAVGAILLVVGIWLLTKATGVL, from the coding sequence ATGAACGCTTCCCCGACTCTTCACCGTCTCGCTGCACGGCCTGCGCGCATCGCTGCGCTGCTCATCCCGCTGGGCATTGCCGCCATGCCGTCGCAGTCGTTCGCCGCTCTTCCCACGCTGGAAGATCCGTCGCGCGGCACCGGCAGCGGCATCATGCAGACGCTGCAGAACTATGGCTACGACATCGTGCTGCTGATTGCGCTGCTCGTCGTGGCCTCGATGTTCGTGGGCGTCTGCTACCACGCTTACACCCGCTACGCCGAGATTCACACCGGCCGCGCGACGTGGGGCCAGTTCGGGCTGACCGTGGCAGTGGGCGCGATCTTGTTGGTTGTCGGTATCTGGTTGCTGACCAAGGCCACCGGCGTCCTGTAA
- a CDS encoding TIGR03750 family conjugal transfer protein encodes MAGALESPSRDGLVTFLPHRLNRHPVVVRGLTADELWVCAGLSGAAGLVAGVPLAWLTHSIAMVPTLIVAGIGIGVFVGGGLLRRWKRGRPDTWLYRQLQWRLVLRYPALAAHAGGGQLITRSGWWSTRRLRPNPSLRRGTA; translated from the coding sequence ATGGCCGGCGCCCTGGAGAGCCCGTCGCGCGATGGGCTCGTGACCTTCTTGCCGCATCGCCTCAACCGCCATCCGGTGGTCGTGCGCGGGCTCACGGCCGACGAGCTGTGGGTCTGCGCCGGCCTGTCCGGTGCGGCCGGCCTCGTGGCCGGCGTGCCGCTGGCCTGGCTCACGCACAGCATCGCGATGGTGCCCACGCTGATCGTCGCCGGCATCGGTATCGGCGTCTTCGTGGGCGGTGGCCTGCTGCGGCGGTGGAAGCGCGGCCGGCCCGACACCTGGCTGTACCGCCAGCTCCAGTGGCGCCTCGTGCTGCGCTACCCCGCGCTGGCAGCGCATGCGGGCGGGGGCCAGCTCATCACCCGTTCGGGCTGGTGGTCCACGCGGCGCCTGCGGCCCAACCCGTCCCTGCGTCGAGGTACAGCATGA
- a CDS encoding PFL_4703 family integrating conjugative element protein, translated as MSRFKNEVAHLQAHVKTLRLAGAALFVMALLLGFGWWSAPKSLTIHVPPDLRSGSTRKWWDVPPESVYAFTFYIWQQAQRWPTNGEQDYPRNLHALSAYFTPSCRAFLQQDFEFRRSNGELRQRVRGIYEIPGRGYGDDPAARVQTVSTNNWVVTLDVSADEYLGAEQVKRALVRYALKVVRMDVDPERNPFGLALDCHARAPERIETPPPPAPPGRAASAGSNLQGDTP; from the coding sequence ATGAGCCGATTCAAGAACGAGGTCGCACACCTGCAGGCGCACGTGAAAACCTTGCGTCTGGCCGGCGCCGCGCTGTTCGTCATGGCGTTGCTGCTCGGCTTCGGATGGTGGAGCGCACCCAAGAGCCTCACCATCCACGTGCCGCCCGACCTGCGCTCGGGCAGCACCCGTAAGTGGTGGGACGTGCCGCCGGAGAGCGTCTACGCCTTCACCTTCTACATCTGGCAGCAGGCCCAACGCTGGCCGACCAACGGCGAGCAGGACTACCCGCGCAACCTGCATGCGCTGTCGGCCTACTTCACGCCGAGCTGCCGCGCCTTCCTGCAGCAGGACTTCGAGTTTCGGCGCAGCAACGGCGAACTGCGCCAGCGCGTGCGCGGCATCTACGAGATTCCCGGCCGTGGTTACGGCGACGACCCGGCCGCGCGCGTGCAAACCGTGTCGACCAACAACTGGGTCGTCACGCTGGACGTGAGCGCGGACGAGTACCTGGGCGCCGAGCAGGTCAAGCGCGCGCTCGTGCGCTATGCACTCAAGGTCGTGCGCATGGACGTGGACCCCGAGCGCAACCCGTTCGGCCTGGCGCTGGACTGCCATGCGCGCGCGCCGGAACGCATCGAAACCCCGCCGCCCCCGGCACCGCCCGGCAGGGCCGCGAGCGCCGGCTCCAACTTGCAGGGAGACACCCCATGA
- a CDS encoding TIGR03749 family integrating conjugative element protein, which yields MKPFVMRPFAAALAGLLLCLALVPAAHAIEILRWERLPLAVPLVVGQERVVFIERNVRIGVPAGVGEQLRVQSAGGAIYLRANAPIAPTRLQLQDVESGALILLDIAAEPAKAGQPALEPVRIVESDVPTTRYGEPAKPAATTDDDAQRTAVTAKRATPVAVVLTRYAAQNLYAPLRTVEPVPGIGRVNLRRTLELSTLLPTLPVRAQALAAWRLEDQWVTAVKLTNTSGRWLDLDPRALQGDFLAATFQHPNLAPAGRAADMTVVYLVTRGHGLAESLLPKLSPIDATVNLPPAAAAGQAEGGARHEK from the coding sequence ATGAAGCCCTTCGTGATGCGCCCGTTCGCTGCGGCCCTGGCCGGCCTGCTGCTGTGCCTGGCCCTCGTGCCTGCGGCCCATGCCATCGAAATCCTGCGCTGGGAGCGGCTGCCGCTCGCGGTGCCGCTGGTGGTCGGCCAGGAGCGCGTGGTGTTCATCGAGCGCAACGTCCGCATCGGCGTGCCGGCAGGCGTCGGCGAGCAGTTGCGCGTGCAGAGCGCCGGTGGGGCGATCTACCTGCGCGCCAATGCGCCGATCGCGCCCACGCGACTGCAACTGCAGGACGTGGAGTCGGGCGCGCTGATCCTGCTGGACATCGCGGCCGAGCCGGCGAAGGCGGGCCAGCCTGCGCTCGAACCAGTTCGCATCGTCGAGAGCGATGTACCGACCACCCGCTACGGCGAGCCGGCCAAGCCGGCTGCGACGACGGACGACGATGCGCAGCGCACAGCAGTCACTGCGAAGCGCGCCACGCCGGTGGCCGTCGTGCTCACGCGCTATGCGGCGCAGAACCTCTATGCGCCGCTGCGCACCGTGGAACCTGTCCCCGGCATCGGCCGCGTCAACCTGCGGCGCACTCTGGAGCTTTCGACCTTGCTGCCCACGCTGCCGGTGCGTGCGCAGGCGCTGGCCGCATGGCGGCTCGAAGACCAGTGGGTGACGGCCGTGAAGCTCACCAACACCTCCGGTCGCTGGCTCGACCTGGACCCACGCGCATTGCAGGGCGACTTCCTCGCCGCGACCTTCCAGCACCCGAACCTGGCGCCGGCCGGACGCGCCGCCGACATGACGGTGGTCTACCTCGTTACCCGTGGCCACGGCCTGGCCGAGTCGCTGCTGCCCAAGCTCTCACCGATCGACGCGACGGTGAACCTGCCGCCGGCAGCGGCGGCCGGCCAGGCCGAAGGAGGTGCCCGCCATGAAAAGTAA
- a CDS encoding TIGR03752 family integrating conjugative element protein: MKSNPLLKWLLIPMALVLLFVGIKLFSGDRGAKPAPASAANSLTPEEMKALGIEGDTPRDTVATLVAQVKQLRNELQTALNDNKNQKTENERMRARESAIDQRIQSALDGERGRLQQDREQLSSDRQQTQGLLQDLQRRLDGLSGKGGQADLPVGLGLEEGDGKGFGGTQGGAARSANGTRWVEPDDAKPSAKNGGSGGLNFPTSFGPAQKTLSDTADSVASTVADAGSRTVGASAKPVYTVPSNSTLMGSIAMTALIGRVPIDGTVNDPYPFKVLIGPDNLTANGIDIPDVAGAVVSGTASGDWTLSCVRGQIRSVTFVFNDGTVRTMPEDGNRNQNGSGSGSSANSTTHGGLGWISDPYGIPCVSGERRSNAQQYLGSQALITAAGAGAASLIKSDNGSVAVVANNNGSLGTVGISGNEAMGRILAGGVRDMADWVNKLYGQAFAAVYVRPGAKVAVHLEQPLNIDYDAKGRRVNHRIGGKHASDLD; encoded by the coding sequence ATGAAAAGTAACCCCCTCCTCAAATGGCTGCTGATCCCGATGGCGCTGGTGCTGCTGTTCGTCGGCATCAAGCTGTTCTCCGGTGATCGTGGCGCCAAGCCCGCGCCCGCCAGCGCCGCCAACTCGCTCACGCCCGAGGAGATGAAGGCGCTGGGCATCGAGGGCGACACGCCGCGCGATACCGTCGCGACGCTGGTGGCCCAGGTCAAGCAGTTGCGCAACGAGCTGCAGACGGCGCTCAACGACAACAAGAACCAGAAGACCGAGAACGAGCGCATGCGCGCGCGGGAAAGCGCGATCGACCAACGCATCCAGTCCGCGCTGGACGGCGAGCGTGGCCGCCTACAGCAGGACCGCGAGCAACTCTCCAGCGACCGCCAGCAGACCCAGGGCCTGCTGCAAGACCTGCAGCGGCGCCTGGATGGCCTCTCCGGCAAAGGCGGCCAGGCCGACCTTCCGGTGGGCCTCGGTCTGGAAGAAGGCGACGGCAAGGGCTTCGGCGGCACCCAGGGGGGTGCCGCGCGCAGCGCCAATGGCACGCGCTGGGTGGAGCCCGACGACGCGAAGCCCTCGGCGAAGAACGGCGGCAGCGGTGGCCTGAACTTCCCGACGAGCTTCGGGCCGGCGCAGAAGACGCTCTCCGACACGGCCGACAGCGTGGCAAGCACCGTGGCGGACGCCGGCAGCCGCACCGTGGGCGCGTCGGCCAAGCCGGTCTACACGGTGCCGTCGAACTCGACGCTGATGGGCTCGATCGCGATGACCGCGCTGATCGGCCGCGTGCCGATCGACGGCACGGTCAATGACCCGTATCCGTTCAAGGTGCTGATTGGGCCGGACAACCTGACCGCCAACGGCATCGACATTCCCGACGTGGCCGGTGCGGTGGTCAGCGGCACGGCCTCCGGCGATTGGACGCTTTCCTGCGTGCGCGGCCAGATTCGCTCGGTGACGTTCGTCTTCAACGACGGGACGGTGCGCACCATGCCGGAGGACGGCAACCGGAACCAGAACGGCAGCGGGTCGGGCAGCAGCGCCAACAGCACCACGCACGGCGGCCTGGGCTGGATCAGCGACCCCTACGGCATTCCTTGCGTCAGCGGTGAACGGCGCAGCAACGCGCAGCAGTACCTGGGCTCGCAGGCCCTCATCACGGCGGCTGGGGCCGGCGCGGCGTCACTGATCAAGTCGGACAACGGCAGCGTGGCCGTGGTCGCCAACAACAACGGCTCGCTCGGCACGGTGGGTATCAGCGGCAACGAGGCGATGGGCCGCATCTTGGCCGGTGGCGTGCGCGACATGGCTGATTGGGTCAACAAGCTCTACGGCCAGGCCTTCGCCGCGGTCTACGTGCGCCCCGGCGCCAAGGTCGCCGTGCACCTGGAGCAGCCGCTCAACATCGACTACGACGCTAAGGGGCGTCGGGTCAATCACCGCATCGGAGGCAAGCATGCGTCGGATTTGGATTGA
- a CDS encoding TIGR03751 family conjugal transfer lipoprotein, translated as MRRIWIESVAVLCAVGVLGGCATSKDKLLPHGDYTMLDVWTQETGGSAGGGQAARQLLDARQDLRRALSEADTQAAPAAAAAYTRTAANEIYRQFHRLPNPDLVMYVFPHLAGSDPVPVPGYTTVFPLYQRVQYAMPGERLEDY; from the coding sequence ATGCGTCGGATTTGGATTGAATCGGTCGCGGTCCTGTGCGCGGTCGGAGTGCTGGGCGGCTGCGCCACTAGCAAGGACAAGCTGCTACCGCACGGCGATTACACGATGCTCGATGTGTGGACCCAGGAGACGGGCGGCAGCGCCGGTGGCGGACAAGCTGCCCGGCAACTGCTCGACGCGCGCCAGGACCTGCGCCGGGCGCTGAGCGAGGCCGATACGCAGGCAGCGCCTGCCGCCGCTGCCGCCTACACGCGCACCGCGGCCAACGAGATCTACCGCCAGTTCCACCGACTGCCGAACCCGGACCTGGTGATGTACGTGTTCCCGCACCTGGCCGGCAGCGATCCGGTGCCCGTGCCCGGCTACACCACCGTCTTTCCCTTGTACCAGCGGGTGCAGTACGCCATGCCTGGCGAGCGCCTGGAGGACTACTGA